From the Nocardiopsis changdeensis genome, one window contains:
- a CDS encoding CocE/NonD family hydrolase produces the protein MRVIETLPYEVRTEDHFWIPLSDGVRLAGRAWLPVSAEMDPVPAVLEYIPYRRRDLTAVRDSTHHPYIAGHGYACVRVDMRGSGDSEGVLTDEYLEREQQDAEEVLAWLAEQPWCDGTTAMMGLSWGGFAALQVAARRPPSLGAIAIASFTDDRYNDDFHYMGGCLLSDNLAESGTTFAFGTCPPDPMTVGDRWRDMWLERLEANRPWIITWLHHQRRDDYWRHASVIEAPERVDCPVLAAGGWADGYSNAVLRVLECLESPRLGLIGPWSHRYPHLGLPGPAIGYLQEVVRWFDHWLKGVDNGVDEGSALWSWMQESVPPATSYEDRPGRWVREDRWPSPGVERTRFGLGPHRLFTSDGYTPAEDEEPGDPLTVSSPLTVGQFAGKWASYSAPPDLPYDQREEDGGSLVFETEALREPVEILGAPEVELEVSSDEPVAMVAARLSDIAPDGSATRVTFGLLNLTHRDGHAEPEEMPPGEPRRVRIVLNGVAQVFPAGHRIRLSLSTSYWPLAWPPPRPVLLTVHPGGSALDLPVRPVPEGEDPSARPFGEPETTAEIPTSRHELPEHRWEVHRDLVDTRSSLEIVKDGGILHLEGIDLDVGRRAREHYESVANDFTSVRGETSWTMRFARGDWATRTETHTSLECTETEFRVYGTLDAYENGERIFSRQWNETIARDHV, from the coding sequence ATGCGGGTGATCGAGACCCTGCCGTACGAGGTCCGGACCGAGGACCACTTCTGGATCCCCCTCTCCGACGGAGTGCGCCTGGCCGGGCGGGCCTGGCTCCCCGTGTCCGCCGAGATGGACCCGGTGCCGGCGGTCCTGGAGTACATCCCCTACCGCAGGCGCGACCTCACCGCGGTACGCGACTCGACCCACCACCCCTACATCGCCGGGCACGGCTACGCCTGCGTCCGCGTGGACATGCGCGGCAGCGGCGACTCCGAGGGGGTGCTCACCGACGAGTACCTGGAGCGCGAGCAGCAGGACGCCGAGGAGGTCCTGGCCTGGCTCGCCGAGCAGCCCTGGTGCGACGGCACGACCGCCATGATGGGCCTGTCCTGGGGCGGCTTCGCCGCGCTCCAGGTGGCGGCCCGGCGCCCGCCGAGCCTGGGCGCCATCGCCATCGCGTCCTTCACCGACGACCGCTACAACGACGACTTCCACTACATGGGCGGCTGCCTGCTCTCCGACAACCTCGCCGAGTCCGGGACCACCTTCGCGTTCGGCACCTGCCCGCCCGACCCGATGACGGTGGGCGACCGGTGGCGGGACATGTGGCTGGAGCGGCTGGAGGCCAACCGCCCCTGGATCATCACGTGGCTGCACCACCAGCGCAGGGACGACTACTGGCGGCACGCCTCGGTGATCGAGGCCCCCGAACGGGTGGACTGCCCGGTGCTGGCCGCCGGCGGCTGGGCCGACGGCTACTCCAACGCGGTCCTGCGCGTCCTGGAGTGCCTGGAGTCGCCGCGGCTGGGGCTCATCGGCCCCTGGTCGCACCGCTACCCCCACCTGGGGCTCCCCGGGCCCGCCATCGGCTACCTCCAGGAGGTCGTGCGCTGGTTCGACCACTGGCTCAAGGGGGTGGACAACGGGGTGGACGAGGGGTCCGCGCTGTGGTCCTGGATGCAGGAGTCCGTCCCGCCCGCCACCTCCTACGAGGACCGGCCCGGGCGGTGGGTGCGCGAGGACCGGTGGCCGTCCCCGGGGGTGGAGCGGACGCGGTTCGGCCTGGGCCCGCACCGGCTGTTCACCTCCGACGGGTACACCCCGGCCGAGGACGAGGAGCCCGGCGACCCGCTGACCGTGTCCTCACCCCTGACCGTGGGCCAGTTCGCGGGCAAGTGGGCCTCCTACAGCGCGCCGCCCGACCTGCCCTACGACCAGCGCGAGGAGGACGGCGGCTCGCTGGTCTTCGAGACCGAGGCCCTCCGGGAGCCGGTGGAGATCCTCGGGGCCCCCGAGGTGGAGCTGGAGGTGTCCTCCGACGAGCCGGTGGCGATGGTCGCGGCGCGGCTGAGCGACATCGCCCCCGACGGGTCCGCCACCCGCGTCACGTTCGGGCTGCTCAACCTGACCCACCGCGACGGGCACGCGGAACCGGAGGAGATGCCGCCGGGCGAGCCCCGGCGGGTGCGGATCGTCCTCAACGGGGTGGCCCAGGTCTTCCCCGCGGGCCACCGCATCCGGCTGTCGCTGTCCACCTCGTACTGGCCGCTGGCCTGGCCCCCGCCCCGGCCGGTCCTGCTGACCGTCCACCCGGGCGGCAGCGCCCTGGACCTGCCGGTCCGCCCGGTGCCCGAGGGGGAGGACCCCTCCGCCCGGCCCTTCGGCGAACCCGAGACGACGGCGGAGATCCCGACCTCCCGGCACGAGCTGCCCGAGCACCGCTGGGAGGTGCACAGGGACCTGGTCGACACCCGGTCCTCGCTGGAGATCGTCAAGGACGGCGGGATCCTGCACCTGGAGGGCATCGACCTGGACGTGGGCCGCCGCGCCCGCGAGCACTACGAGTCGGTGGCGAACGACTTCACGTCGGTGCGCGGCGAGACCTCCTGGACGATGCGCTTCGCCCGGGGGGACTGGGCCACCCGCACCGAGACGCACACCTCGCTGGAGTGCACCGAGACCGAGTTCCGGGTGTACGGGACGCTCGACGCCTACGAGAACGGGGAGCGCATCTTCTCCCGCCAGTGGAACGAGACGATCGCACGCGACCACGTGTGA